The following coding sequences are from one Arachis hypogaea cultivar Tifrunner chromosome 7, arahy.Tifrunner.gnm2.J5K5, whole genome shotgun sequence window:
- the LOC112703146 gene encoding long chain acyl-CoA synthetase 9, chloroplastic — MTPYIAGVVVPLLVTLLVRNASGGGGGRRKRRAVPADVGGQKGLAVRNRRFESLVETSWEGAATLAELFEMTCRRHAERLLLGTRRLVSREVVTSEDGRTFEKLHLGDYEWLTYAKTFEAVCGFASGLATLGHVREERAAIFADTREEWFIALQGCFRRNVTVVTIYASLGEEALCHSLNETEVTTVICAQKELKTLVGISGQLDSVKRVICMDDDIPSEASSVEHGWIVTSFANVEKLGRENPVDADLPHPADVAVIMYTSGSTGLPKGVMMTHANVLATVSAVMTIVPDLGRNDTYLAYLPMAHILELAAENLIAACGSAIGYGSPLTLTDTSNKIKKGTKGDATVLKPSLMAAVPAILDRVRDGVFKKVNATGGLSKKLFNLAYARRLQAVNGSWLGAWGLEKALWDFLVFRKVRAILGGRIRFILSGGAPLSGDTQRFINICLGAPIGQGYGLTETCAGGTFSDVDDTSVGRVGPPLPCSFIKLIDWPEGGYLTKDSPMPRGEIVIGGPNVTLGYFKNEEKTKESYKVDEKGMRWFYSGDIGRFHSDGCLEIIDRKKDIVKLQHGEYVSLGKVEAALSVSPFVDNIMLHADPIYNYCVALVVVSPSTLEDWASSKGIAYSNLSELCKREDTMKEVHASLVKEGKKARLEKFEIPAKIELLPEPWTPESGLVTAALKLKREAIRKAFHEVLLKLYA, encoded by the exons ATGACTCCCTACATTGCGGGCGTCGTAGTCCCTCTCCTAGTCACCCTCCTCGTCCGCAACGCctccggcggcggcggcggcagaAGAAAGCGGCGCGCCGTGCCAGCAGACGTGGGAGGGCAGAAGGGCCTGGCAGTGAGGAACCGGCGCTTCGAGTCACTTGTGGAGACGTCATGGGAGGGAGCCGCGACGCTGGCGGAGCTATTTGAGATGACTTGCAGGCGGCATGCGGAGCGACTGCTGCTAGGGACACGGCGGCTGGTGTCGAGGGAGGTGGTGACCAGCGAAGACGGTAGAACCTTCGAGAAGCTTCACTTGGGAGACTACGAGTGGCTCACATACGCCAAAACGTTCGAAGCAGTTTGCGGATTCGCCTCTGGTTTGGCCACGTTGGGTCATGTCAGGGAAGAGCGTGCTGCCATCTTTGCTGATACTAGGGAAGAGTGGTTCATTGCGCtccag GGTTGCTTCAGGCGAAATGTGACAGTTGTGACTATTTATGCATCATTGGGGGAGGAAGCGTTATGTCACTCACTCAATgag ACAGAGGTTACAACAGTGATATGTGCCCAAAAAGAACTGAAGACACTTGTAGGTATTAGTGGACAACTTGATTCAGTGAAACGTGTGATATGCATGGATGATGATATCCCATCTGAAGCCTCATCTGTTGAGCATGGCTGGATCGTAACTTCTTTTGCTAATGTAGAGAAGCTTGGTAGAGAAAACCCTGTTGATGCTGATTTACCTCATCCTGCTGATGTTGCCGTTATAATGTACACAAGTGGAAGTACAGGTTTACCTAAG GGTGTGATGATGACACATGCCAATGTCTTAGCAACTGTCTCTGCTGTGATGACAATTGTTCCTGACCTTGGGAGAAATGACACATATCTAGCATACTTACCAATGGCCCATATCCTTGAATTAGCAGCTGAG AATTTGATTGCAGCTTGTGGAAGTGCAATAGGATATGGATCTCCTCTGACCTTAACAGATACATCAAACAAGATTAAGAAAGGAACAAAGGGGGATGCTACAGTGTTGAAGCCATCATTAATGGCAGCAGTACCAGCAATACTTGATCGAGTGCGTGATGGAGTGTTCAAGAAG GTAAATGCAACTGGAGGGTTGTCAAAGAAGTTGTTCAACTTAGCCTATGCTCGCAGGTTGCAAGCAGTTAATGGTAGCTGGCTTGGAGCTTGGGGCTTGGAGAAGGCACTTTGGGACTTTCTTGTGTTTAGAAAGGTCCGGGCAATTCTAGGGGGTCGTATCCGTTTTATATTGTCTGGTGGTGCTCCTCTTTCTGGTGATACACAGAGATTCATCAATATTTGTCTTGG TGCTCCAATAGGTCAAGGATATGGTCTGACAGAGACTTGTGCTGGTGGGACATTCTCTGATGTTGATGATACATCTGTTGGTCGTGTTGGACCACCTCTTCCATGCTCATTTATTAAG CTAATTGATTGGCCTGAAGGTGGGTATCTAACAAAAGACTCACCCATGCCCCGGGGTGAAATTGTAATTGGTGGTCCAAACGTGACACTTGGGTACTTCAAAAATGAAGAAAAGACAAAAGAATCATACAAG gttgatgaaaaaggaATGAGGTGGTTTTACAGTGGTGATATAGGGAGATTTCATTCAGACGGTTGCCTCGAAATCATTGATCGCAAAAAGGATATTGTTAAATTGCAGCATGGAGAGTATGTCTCCTTGGGAAAG GTTGAGGCAGCTCTTAGTGTTAGCCCTTTTGTGGACAATATTATGTTGCATGCTGATCCTATCTACAATTACTGTGTGGCACTCGTCGTAGTTTCTCCATCTACTTTGGAAGATTGGGCCTCAAGTAAAGGCATAGCTTATTCAAATCTTTCAGAACTATGCAAGAGAGAAGACACTATGAAGGAGGTGCATGCGTCACTTGTAAAG GAAGGAAAGAAGGCTCGTTTGGAGAAATTTGAGATCCCTGCAAAAATTGAATTGCTTCCTGAACCATGGACTCCAGAGTCTGGTCTAGTCACTGCTGCGCTCAAGCTCAAAAGAGAAGCAATCAGAAAGGCTTTCCATGAAGTGCTTTTGAAATTATATGCTTAA